One window of Phycisphaeraceae bacterium genomic DNA carries:
- a CDS encoding 3-dehydroquinate synthase: MSSGLPKQAGARGSSDAVRIELGPRSYDVVVGSGVLERAGTLARTRLGARCTRALVVFDDGVPSALLATVERSLSAAAIETFSFPVHASEEGKSLASLDRIVVELTRRRLERKDVVIALGGGVTGDLAGFAAAVYRRGIALVQCPTTLLSMVDASVGGKTGVNVRLAPGDLKKNMIGAFHQPIGVLADVDVLASLDERHFRAGMAECIKHGMIAADFEDPSLQDWMRANAPALAIRDERLLAELITRNVAIKARVVAGDEREESEGNGGRALLNMGHTFGHAIEALPGAQGVLADGSALPGEIHHGEAVALGLRAACECAVQLGFASRDYGSKIGSLIDRFGLPGRVSGLPPTDAILERMSHDKKNIGGSLRLVLPCGESRGTVVENPRMDAVRAAIDTMRT, from the coding sequence ATGTCGAGCGGACTCCCGAAGCAGGCAGGCGCGCGCGGCTCATCCGATGCCGTCCGCATCGAGCTCGGGCCCCGCTCCTACGACGTTGTCGTCGGTTCCGGCGTGCTCGAGCGCGCCGGAACTTTGGCGCGGACACGCCTCGGTGCTCGGTGCACACGGGCCCTTGTGGTCTTCGATGACGGCGTTCCTTCGGCGCTTCTGGCGACGGTCGAGCGGTCGCTCAGCGCCGCTGCGATCGAAACGTTCTCGTTTCCCGTTCACGCGTCCGAAGAGGGCAAATCACTCGCATCGCTCGACCGGATCGTCGTCGAACTGACTCGCCGCCGCCTCGAGCGAAAAGATGTCGTGATCGCCCTCGGCGGCGGCGTCACGGGCGACCTGGCCGGATTCGCCGCGGCCGTCTACCGGCGCGGCATCGCGCTGGTTCAATGCCCCACCACTCTGCTATCCATGGTGGACGCCTCCGTGGGAGGCAAGACCGGCGTCAACGTCCGGCTCGCACCGGGTGACCTCAAAAAGAACATGATCGGCGCCTTTCATCAGCCGATCGGCGTGCTCGCGGACGTCGATGTTCTGGCCTCGCTCGACGAGCGTCACTTCCGCGCCGGCATGGCCGAGTGCATCAAGCACGGGATGATCGCGGCGGACTTCGAAGATCCTTCGCTCCAGGATTGGATGCGGGCCAACGCGCCCGCGCTTGCGATCCGCGATGAGCGGCTGCTCGCCGAACTCATCACGCGAAACGTCGCGATCAAGGCGAGGGTCGTCGCCGGAGATGAGCGCGAAGAAAGCGAAGGGAACGGCGGGCGGGCGCTGCTGAACATGGGACACACCTTCGGCCACGCGATCGAGGCGCTCCCGGGCGCGCAGGGCGTGCTCGCCGATGGTTCCGCGTTGCCCGGGGAGATTCATCACGGCGAGGCGGTCGCGCTGGGGCTGCGTGCCGCGTGCGAATGCGCCGTTCAGCTCGGGTTTGCTTCTCGCGACTACGGCTCGAAGATCGGCTCGCTCATAGACCGGTTCGGCTTGCCCGGCCGCGTATCGGGACTTCCACCCACCGACGCGATTCTCGAACGAATGAGCCATGACAAGAAGAATATCGGCGGCTCGCTCCGCCTCGTGCTTCCGTGCGGCGAAAGCCGCGGGACGGTCGTCGAGAATCCTCGGATGGATGCGGTTCGGGCCGCGATCGACACCATGCGGACTTGA
- the rsfS gene encoding ribosome silencing factor, with translation MAAKKKAKKAASKGKVKHSAKKKSAAPKKQAGRAPAPKSAPRAAPVRAAPSPAEHFAVEAARCMGDDKCTDVVVLDVRGKNPMTDYLVIGSGTSDRQMRAVLHHIQELGDKLGYQAVRSTSDDRATWLLVDFMNVIVHLFEPNTRAHYDLEMMWGDTAHVDWERPGAAKRDRAGLHASEQN, from the coding sequence GTGGCGGCAAAGAAAAAAGCGAAGAAGGCGGCAAGCAAGGGCAAGGTCAAGCACAGCGCAAAGAAAAAGTCGGCGGCCCCGAAGAAGCAGGCGGGCAGGGCTCCCGCTCCGAAGTCGGCGCCGCGCGCTGCGCCGGTTCGGGCTGCACCGTCCCCTGCGGAACACTTTGCCGTCGAAGCGGCGCGCTGCATGGGCGACGACAAGTGCACCGACGTGGTCGTGCTCGACGTTCGGGGCAAGAACCCGATGACCGACTACCTCGTCATCGGCTCGGGCACGTCGGACCGCCAGATGCGCGCTGTTCTACACCACATCCAGGAGCTGGGCGACAAGCTGGGCTATCAGGCCGTCCGCTCGACCAGCGACGACCGAGCCACCTGGCTGCTCGTCGATTTCATGAACGTGATCGTGCACCTGTTCGAACCCAACACTCGGGCCCACTACGACCTCGAGATGATGTGGGGCGATACGGCGCACGTCGATTGGGAGCGCCCCGGCGCCGCGAAACGCGACCGCGCCGGGCTTCACGCGAGCGAGCAGAACTGA
- a CDS encoding MBL fold metallo-hydrolase, whose protein sequence is MEDQIVESKPDARFALRLCVLASGSAGNCSVLALDSDDGTFFWLIDAGLSMKRTRRVLAEVGLADRRPNGILLTHLDNDHANPSVLDGFGDDVPVFMHRRHLRRAEREGRLFRRTEMLDDGLRLGQGCTIRVRLAHHDIDGSAALRFCFERERGCCELGYATDVGRPTAELIEHLSGVDVLAIESNYCPKMQEVADRPAIVKSRVMGGSGHLSNQQCRRMVHAIAPQHHVVLLHLSRQCNTPELAALEHLGSGYQLSISSQTVPTPWIQAALRAPGPARVHAETLFEV, encoded by the coding sequence TTGGAAGACCAGATCGTTGAATCCAAGCCCGATGCGCGCTTTGCGCTGCGGCTTTGCGTACTGGCGAGCGGCTCGGCCGGCAACTGCAGCGTTCTCGCGCTCGACAGCGACGACGGAACCTTTTTCTGGCTGATCGACGCGGGGCTTTCGATGAAACGAACGCGCCGCGTGCTCGCCGAGGTCGGGCTTGCCGATCGACGCCCCAACGGGATTCTGCTCACCCACCTTGATAACGACCATGCCAACCCGAGCGTGCTCGACGGATTCGGCGATGATGTTCCCGTGTTCATGCACCGGCGGCACCTGCGGCGCGCCGAGCGGGAGGGCCGACTCTTCCGGCGCACCGAAATGCTCGACGACGGCCTGAGGCTCGGACAGGGGTGCACGATCCGCGTGCGGCTGGCGCACCACGATATCGACGGTTCCGCGGCGCTTCGCTTTTGTTTCGAGCGCGAGCGGGGATGCTGCGAACTCGGCTACGCCACCGACGTCGGCCGCCCGACCGCCGAACTGATCGAGCATCTTTCGGGCGTCGATGTTCTGGCGATCGAGAGCAACTACTGCCCCAAGATGCAGGAAGTCGCGGATCGCCCCGCGATCGTCAAGTCACGCGTCATGGGAGGCAGCGGACATCTGTCCAATCAGCAGTGCCGCCGGATGGTTCACGCGATCGCTCCGCAGCATCACGTCGTGCTCCTTCACCTTTCGCGCCAGTGCAATACGCCGGAGCTGGCAGCGCTCGAGCACCTTGGCAGCGGATATCAGCTCAGTATCAGCTCACAGACCGTTCCAACGCCATGGATCCAGGCAGCCCTGCGGGCGCCGGGCCCCGCTCGCGTGCACGCCGAGACGCTTTTCGAGGTCTAA
- the lpxA gene encoding acyl-ACP--UDP-N-acetylglucosamine O-acyltransferase, with the protein MAKIDPTARVGKDVELGEGVEIGPWCVLDGRVTLGANAKLISGVTLRGPLTVGANVVMYPGVSLGFAAQDFKVKPDSPTAGVVIGNDCTFREGVTIHAATNEVTPTRIGNNCYFMVQSHAGHDCKIGNNVTVVNAAVLGGHCEVFDNVTIGGLTAIHQFTRIGRYSFVSGYSGFTTDIPPFCMGYGRNRLQGINQVGLRRANFPREYIQKLRTLFRRALQASVPRAEAIEICESFAPECPPAQEIADFIRTSKRPVAPGALRPPREMTAFLQARRRGEEVWGAESEESSL; encoded by the coding sequence ATGGCGAAGATCGATCCGACCGCTCGTGTCGGAAAAGATGTCGAGTTGGGCGAGGGTGTCGAGATCGGGCCGTGGTGTGTCCTTGATGGAAGGGTCACACTGGGCGCCAACGCCAAACTGATTTCCGGCGTCACTCTTCGCGGACCGCTCACCGTCGGGGCCAATGTGGTCATGTATCCGGGCGTTTCGCTCGGATTTGCGGCGCAAGATTTCAAGGTCAAGCCGGATTCCCCGACCGCCGGAGTCGTCATCGGAAACGATTGCACGTTTCGCGAGGGGGTCACGATCCACGCCGCCACGAACGAGGTGACGCCGACACGCATCGGCAACAACTGCTACTTCATGGTGCAAAGCCACGCCGGGCACGACTGCAAAATCGGGAACAACGTCACCGTGGTCAACGCGGCAGTCTTGGGCGGGCACTGCGAGGTTTTCGACAACGTGACCATCGGCGGCCTCACGGCCATTCATCAGTTCACGCGCATCGGGCGCTACTCGTTTGTTTCCGGATATTCGGGTTTTACGACGGACATCCCTCCATTCTGCATGGGCTATGGACGCAACCGCTTGCAAGGGATTAACCAGGTCGGGCTGCGACGCGCGAATTTTCCGCGCGAGTACATCCAGAAACTGCGAACCCTGTTCCGGCGCGCGCTTCAGGCTTCGGTTCCTCGCGCCGAGGCTATCGAGATCTGCGAGTCATTCGCCCCCGAGTGCCCGCCCGCACAGGAAATCGCCGACTTCATCCGGACGAGCAAGAGACCCGTCGCGCCCGGAGCGCTCCGCCCGCCCCGCGAGATGACGGCGTTTCTGCAGGCACGCCGGCGCGGCGAAGAAGTCTGGGGCGCGGAATCAGAAGAATCCTCTCTCTAA
- the lipB gene encoding lipoyl(octanoyl) transferase LipB — MGRIAYEPAYELQCAAHARVLASRQDGSSGVGELLLVEHEPVITISNRASAAANLIASQERLARSGVSVARTDRGGDITYHGPGQLVAYPILDLNSLNLGLHDYMRLLEETVISVCAKFGVETIRDPGATGVWTARKGSPQAKIAAMGVRVRKWISMHGLAINVTTDLDHFNLIVPCGLVGRQVTSLSRELGPRCPAMPAVKAALLDELAGALDRQRDRAESARAAAAE, encoded by the coding sequence TTGGGAAGAATCGCCTACGAACCGGCGTATGAGCTTCAGTGTGCCGCCCACGCCCGCGTGCTCGCAAGTCGGCAGGACGGGTCAAGCGGCGTGGGTGAGTTGCTCCTGGTCGAGCACGAACCGGTTATCACGATCTCGAATCGCGCATCGGCCGCAGCAAATCTGATCGCTTCTCAGGAACGGCTCGCCCGGTCGGGAGTTTCGGTCGCGCGCACCGATCGCGGCGGCGACATCACTTACCACGGCCCGGGGCAACTGGTCGCGTACCCGATACTCGATCTGAACTCTCTGAATCTCGGTCTGCACGACTACATGCGGTTGCTCGAAGAAACCGTGATTTCGGTATGCGCGAAGTTTGGGGTTGAGACGATCCGCGACCCCGGGGCGACCGGAGTCTGGACCGCGAGAAAGGGTTCGCCGCAGGCCAAGATCGCGGCGATGGGGGTGCGGGTCCGGAAGTGGATTTCCATGCACGGGCTGGCGATCAACGTCACCACGGATCTCGATCACTTCAATCTGATCGTCCCGTGCGGGCTGGTCGGTCGGCAAGTCACGAGCCTGTCGCGGGAACTCGGCCCACGCTGCCCGGCCATGCCGGCGGTGAAAGCGGCGCTTCTCGACGAGCTTGCGGGAGCCTTGGATCGACAACGGGATCGTGCCGAGAGCGCCCGTGCCGCAGCGGCTGAATGA
- a CDS encoding OmpH family outer membrane protein translates to MKKIERLFIYSGVGVAIALGLGWRGLGTNASANVSATQADTVRIATADILTLVEKLASSDRYLPARDEKVKSLRAPIDLLQKELDDLRAKITAIPDFQNNAEAQPLIQQFQQKSQNMQALSQTAQNEAENFNTTQLQEAYRIVIETTTQIANSKGYTHVISTKLPDNRLTSNNVTGLLQEMLARPVVKAPAADDITEDVVKELKLEDVKSGPATGAAPSPAPATTGGSTAPR, encoded by the coding sequence ATGAAGAAGATCGAGCGGCTGTTCATCTACTCCGGCGTGGGCGTTGCTATCGCCCTTGGACTCGGCTGGCGCGGGCTCGGCACGAATGCCTCGGCCAACGTCTCGGCCACCCAGGCGGACACGGTGCGCATCGCGACCGCCGACATCCTCACTCTGGTCGAGAAACTGGCTTCGAGCGATCGCTATCTGCCGGCGCGCGACGAAAAGGTCAAGTCGCTGCGTGCACCGATCGACCTGCTGCAGAAAGAACTCGATGATCTCCGCGCCAAGATCACGGCGATACCGGATTTCCAGAACAACGCCGAAGCGCAGCCGCTGATTCAGCAGTTCCAGCAGAAGTCTCAGAACATGCAGGCGCTCTCGCAAACGGCGCAGAACGAGGCGGAAAACTTCAACACGACGCAATTGCAGGAGGCGTATCGCATCGTCATCGAGACGACGACGCAGATCGCGAACAGCAAGGGCTACACGCACGTCATCAGCACCAAGCTCCCGGACAACCGTCTCACGAGCAACAACGTGACGGGTCTGCTCCAGGAAATGCTGGCACGCCCGGTCGTCAAGGCTCCGGCTGCCGACGACATCACCGAGGACGTCGTCAAAGAATTGAAACTGGAAGACGTCAAGTCCGGGCCGGCCACCGGCGCGGCCCCTTCTCCGGCGCCCGCGACGACGGGTGGTTCGACAGCGCCAAGGTGA
- the sppA gene encoding signal peptide peptidase SppA — MRTATGLLGFASVLLVSCTPVTVSFELFGREKKLAETVVSEDDRAMWKIAVIDVTGTIVDANLPPIFSRGGNPVDDIVARLEMAGADNGVKAVVLRINSPGGSVTGSDEVYREIVRFKEKTGKPVVVSMAELAASGGYYIALASDRIVAHPTTITGSIGVIIPTINFSAGLAKIGIVARSVKSGPNKDLANPLEPMRDSQYTVLQHLVDQFYDEFKTRVKERRPNLDMSKWTEITDGRIMSGQDALALGLIDSLGGVREAFEEAKSLAKIPSAKMVKYQPEGSIRPRTPYASADELPLAAMGQGFGTSPQGAGTEINLFQINAGGGLYPGAGANAGCAYYLWMLDVQ; from the coding sequence ATGCGTACTGCCACGGGTTTGCTCGGGTTCGCCTCCGTCCTCCTCGTTTCATGCACGCCGGTGACGGTGAGCTTTGAACTCTTCGGACGCGAAAAGAAACTGGCCGAAACCGTCGTCTCCGAAGACGATCGCGCGATGTGGAAGATCGCGGTCATCGACGTGACGGGAACCATCGTCGACGCGAACTTGCCGCCGATCTTCTCACGCGGCGGCAATCCGGTGGACGACATCGTCGCGCGCCTTGAGATGGCGGGCGCCGACAACGGAGTGAAAGCCGTCGTGCTCCGCATCAACTCACCGGGCGGCAGCGTCACGGGCAGCGACGAGGTCTATCGCGAGATCGTTCGGTTCAAAGAAAAGACCGGCAAGCCGGTGGTTGTCTCCATGGCCGAACTTGCCGCCAGCGGCGGTTACTACATCGCGCTCGCTTCTGACAGAATCGTCGCGCACCCCACCACCATCACGGGCTCGATCGGTGTCATCATCCCCACGATCAACTTCAGCGCGGGCCTCGCCAAGATCGGCATCGTCGCACGCTCCGTCAAGAGCGGGCCGAACAAGGATCTCGCGAACCCGCTCGAACCGATGCGGGATTCGCAGTACACCGTGCTGCAGCACCTCGTCGATCAGTTCTACGACGAGTTCAAGACGAGGGTCAAAGAGCGACGGCCGAATCTCGACATGTCCAAATGGACCGAGATCACCGACGGCCGCATCATGAGCGGACAGGATGCGCTTGCGCTTGGACTGATCGATTCGCTCGGGGGCGTGCGTGAAGCCTTCGAAGAGGCCAAATCGCTCGCGAAGATTCCGAGCGCCAAGATGGTGAAGTACCAGCCCGAGGGTTCGATCCGCCCGCGCACGCCGTACGCGAGCGCCGATGAACTGCCGCTCGCCGCGATGGGACAGGGATTTGGGACAAGCCCGCAGGGTGCGGGAACGGAGATTAATCTGTTCCAGATCAACGCGGGGGGCGGCCTGTATCCCGGCGCGGGAGCCAACGCCGGGTGCGCGTATTACTTGTGGATGCTGGATGTTCAGTAG